A region from the Stutzerimonas stutzeri genome encodes:
- a CDS encoding sulfate/molybdate ABC transporter ATP-binding protein: protein MSIEVSHVSKQFDQFKALNDINLNITSGELVALLGPSGCGKTTLLRIIAGLETPDSGRIVFHGEDVSGRDVRDRNVGFVFQHYALFRHMTVFDNVAFGLRMKPRRERPTESRIKQKVHELLELVQLDWLAERYPDQLSGGQRQRIALARALAVEPKVLLLDEPFGALDAKVRKELRRWLARLHEEVHLTSVFVTHDQEEAMEVADRIVVMNKGVIEQIGSPAEVYRQPASDFVYHFLGDANQLQVGGQQILFRPHEIHLSRGAAADLQPAEVRDIRPLGAVTRVTLRVAGQPQPIEAEVAHDHHSLTDLIRGETLFFKPATAIAVIR from the coding sequence ATGTCCATAGAAGTGAGCCACGTCAGCAAGCAGTTCGACCAGTTCAAAGCCCTGAACGACATCAACCTGAACATCACCAGCGGCGAGCTGGTCGCCCTGCTCGGCCCCTCCGGCTGCGGCAAGACCACCCTGCTGCGCATCATCGCCGGGCTGGAAACGCCGGACAGTGGGCGCATCGTGTTCCATGGCGAGGACGTTTCCGGGCGTGATGTACGCGATCGCAACGTCGGCTTCGTGTTCCAGCACTACGCGCTGTTCCGCCACATGACGGTGTTCGACAACGTTGCCTTCGGCCTGCGGATGAAGCCGCGGCGCGAGCGGCCCACTGAAAGCCGGATCAAGCAGAAGGTTCATGAATTGCTCGAGCTGGTCCAGCTCGACTGGCTTGCCGAGCGCTATCCCGACCAGCTTTCCGGCGGCCAACGGCAACGCATCGCCCTGGCACGTGCACTGGCGGTGGAACCCAAGGTGCTGCTGCTCGATGAACCCTTCGGCGCGCTGGACGCCAAGGTGCGCAAGGAACTGCGCCGCTGGCTGGCACGGCTGCACGAAGAGGTGCACCTGACCTCGGTATTCGTCACCCACGATCAGGAAGAAGCGATGGAAGTGGCCGATCGCATCGTGGTGATGAACAAGGGTGTGATCGAACAGATCGGCTCGCCGGCCGAGGTCTACCGTCAGCCGGCCAGCGATTTCGTCTATCACTTCCTGGGCGACGCCAACCAGTTGCAGGTCGGCGGCCAGCAGATCCTTTTCCGCCCGCACGAGATCCATCTGTCACGTGGCGCCGCGGCCGACCTCCAACCGGCTGAAGTGCGTGACATCCGTCCGCTTGGCGCCGTCACCCGCGTGACTCTCAGAGTCGCCGGTCAGCCGCAGCCCATCGAAGCGGAAGTCGCCCATGATCACCACAGCCTGACCGACCTGATACGCGGCGAAACCTTGTTCTTCAAACCCGCAACGGCTATCGCAGTGATCCGCTGA
- the cysW gene encoding sulfate ABC transporter permease subunit CysW has product MTTTSVAVPLAGKTRQGNPLPRRLLILAGWLTFALFLLLPLLVVLGEALKLGLGTFFGAIFEADALAALKLTLLAVGICVPLNLVFGVAAAWCVSKYEFTGKSLLVTLIDLPFSVSPVIAGLIYVLLFGAQGFFGEWLGERDIQIIFALPGIVLATVFVTVPFVARELIPLMQEQGTQEEEAARLLGANGWQMFWHVTLPNIRWGLIYGVVLCTARAMGEFGAVSVVSGHIRGYTNTLPLHVEILYNEYNHVAAFSVASLLLLLALLILLLKQWSESRLQRLKAAAGEE; this is encoded by the coding sequence ATGACCACCACCTCCGTTGCCGTCCCGCTGGCCGGCAAGACACGCCAGGGCAACCCACTGCCGCGGCGACTGCTGATCCTCGCCGGCTGGCTGACGTTCGCGCTGTTCCTGCTGCTGCCGTTGCTGGTGGTGCTGGGTGAAGCATTGAAGCTCGGCCTCGGCACCTTCTTCGGCGCGATCTTCGAAGCCGATGCCCTCGCCGCGCTGAAACTGACCCTGCTGGCAGTCGGCATCTGCGTGCCACTCAACCTGGTCTTCGGCGTGGCCGCGGCCTGGTGCGTCAGCAAATACGAATTCACCGGCAAAAGCCTGCTGGTCACGCTGATCGACCTGCCCTTCTCGGTCTCGCCGGTGATCGCTGGCCTGATTTACGTGCTGCTGTTCGGCGCCCAGGGCTTTTTTGGCGAATGGCTGGGCGAGCGCGACATCCAGATCATCTTCGCCTTACCCGGCATCGTCCTGGCCACGGTGTTCGTCACCGTGCCCTTCGTCGCCCGCGAGCTGATCCCGCTGATGCAGGAACAGGGCACGCAGGAGGAAGAAGCGGCGCGGCTGCTCGGCGCCAACGGCTGGCAGATGTTCTGGCACGTGACCCTGCCCAACATCCGCTGGGGCCTGATCTACGGCGTGGTGCTCTGCACCGCGCGAGCGATGGGCGAGTTCGGTGCGGTGTCGGTGGTTTCCGGGCATATCCGCGGCTACACCAACACCCTGCCGCTGCATGTCGAGATTCTCTACAACGAATACAACCACGTCGCCGCCTTCAGCGTGGCCAGCCTGTTGTTGCTGCTGGCGCTGCTGATCCTGCTGCTCAAGCAGTGGAGCGAGTCCCGCCTTCAACGCCTCAAAGCCGCCGCCGGCGAGGAGTGA
- the cysT gene encoding sulfate ABC transporter permease subunit CysT — MSRQTSPVIPGFGLTLGYTLVYLSLLVLIPLGALFVHAAQLTWEQFWAIITAPRVVAALKLSFGTAFVAALINGVIGSLLAWVLVRYRFAGRKIIEAMIDLPFALPTAVAGIALTALYAPNGMIGRLAAELGLKIAYTPLGITLALTFVTLPFVVRTLQPVLADIPREVEEAAACLGAKPLQIARYVLLPALLPAWLTGFSLAFARGVGEYGSVIFIAGNMPMKTEILPLLIMVKLDQYDYHGATAIGVLMLLVSFVLLLAINLLQRRITHG; from the coding sequence ATGTCCCGTCAAACCTCCCCCGTCATACCCGGCTTCGGGCTGACGCTGGGTTACACCCTGGTGTACCTCAGCCTGTTGGTGCTGATCCCACTGGGTGCCCTGTTCGTCCACGCCGCACAACTGACCTGGGAGCAGTTCTGGGCGATCATCACGGCGCCGCGCGTGGTCGCGGCGCTGAAGCTGAGCTTTGGCACCGCCTTCGTCGCCGCGCTGATCAACGGCGTGATCGGTTCGCTACTGGCCTGGGTGCTGGTGCGCTACCGCTTTGCCGGCCGCAAGATCATCGAAGCGATGATCGACCTGCCCTTCGCCTTGCCCACCGCTGTGGCAGGCATTGCCCTGACCGCCTTGTACGCACCGAACGGAATGATCGGCCGACTGGCGGCCGAACTGGGCCTGAAGATCGCCTACACCCCGCTGGGCATTACCTTGGCGCTGACGTTCGTCACCCTGCCCTTCGTGGTTCGCACCCTGCAGCCGGTATTGGCCGACATCCCCCGCGAAGTGGAGGAAGCGGCCGCTTGCCTGGGTGCCAAACCGTTGCAGATCGCCCGCTACGTGCTGCTACCGGCGCTGCTGCCGGCCTGGCTGACGGGTTTTTCCCTGGCCTTCGCTCGCGGTGTCGGTGAATACGGCTCGGTGATATTCATCGCCGGCAACATGCCGATGAAAACTGAGATCCTGCCACTGCTGATCATGGTCAAGCTCGACCAGTACGACTACCACGGCGCCACGGCCATTGGCGTGCTGATGCTGCTGGTGTCCTTCGTGCTGCTGCTGGCGATCAATCTGCTGCAACGGAGAATTACCCATGGCTGA
- a CDS encoding sulfate ABC transporter substrate-binding protein, protein MSIRKPILAVLASALVVGQAFAAGELLNVSYDPTRELYVDFNAAFNKHWQAQGHEPLRIQQSHGGSGKQARAVIDGLRADVVTLALAGDIDELHRIGKLIPADWQSRLPDASTPYTSTIVFLVRKGNPKGIKDWGDLIKPGVEVITPNPKTSGGARWNFLAAWAWAQQQYGSEEKAKEYVAQLYKQVPVLDTGARGSTITFVNNQIGDVLLAWENEAFLALKEEGGDALEIVAPSLSILAEPPVAVVDKNVERKGTREVAEAYLNYLYSDEGQRIAAKHFYRPRNQAVAAEFAGQFPALKLVTIDDDFGGWAVAQPKFFNDGGVFDQIYQTE, encoded by the coding sequence ATGTCTATCAGAAAACCCATCCTGGCCGTTCTGGCCAGCGCCCTTGTCGTCGGTCAGGCTTTTGCCGCCGGCGAACTGCTCAACGTGTCTTACGATCCGACACGCGAGCTCTACGTCGATTTCAATGCCGCCTTCAACAAGCACTGGCAGGCGCAAGGCCATGAACCGCTGCGCATTCAGCAATCCCATGGCGGCTCGGGCAAGCAGGCCCGCGCGGTCATCGACGGCCTGCGCGCCGACGTGGTGACGCTGGCCTTGGCCGGCGACATCGACGAGCTGCACCGGATCGGCAAACTGATCCCGGCCGACTGGCAGAGCCGTCTGCCGGACGCCAGCACGCCCTACACCTCGACCATCGTCTTCCTCGTCCGCAAGGGCAACCCCAAGGGCATCAAGGACTGGGGCGACCTGATCAAACCCGGCGTCGAAGTGATCACCCCGAACCCGAAGACCTCCGGCGGCGCGCGTTGGAACTTCCTTGCCGCCTGGGCCTGGGCCCAACAGCAGTACGGCAGCGAGGAGAAAGCCAAGGAATACGTCGCTCAGCTCTACAAGCAGGTGCCGGTGCTGGATACCGGCGCGCGTGGCTCGACCATCACCTTCGTCAACAACCAGATCGGCGACGTCTTGCTGGCCTGGGAGAACGAAGCCTTCCTGGCGCTCAAGGAAGAAGGTGGCGATGCCCTGGAAATCGTCGCGCCGTCGCTATCGATCCTCGCCGAGCCCCCGGTAGCAGTCGTCGACAAGAACGTGGAGCGCAAGGGCACCCGTGAAGTCGCCGAGGCCTACCTGAACTACCTCTACAGCGACGAGGGCCAGCGCATCGCCGCCAAGCACTTCTATCGCCCCCGCAACCAGGCGGTGGCCGCCGAGTTCGCCGGGCAATTCCCCGCGCTGAAGCTGGTGACCATCGACGACGACTTCGGTGGCTGGGCCGTCGCGCAGCCGAAGTTCTTCAACGATGGCGGCGTGTTCGACCAGATCTACCAGACCGAATGA
- a CDS encoding DUF2292 domain-containing protein has translation MTTEPRTPELREEADGLHEIRLAMQGLKYGSVEITLHNGQIVQIERKEKIRLQPSGKQA, from the coding sequence ATGACAACCGAACCGCGAACACCCGAGCTCCGGGAAGAAGCCGATGGCCTGCATGAGATCCGGCTTGCGATGCAGGGCCTGAAGTATGGCTCTGTAGAAATCACCCTGCACAACGGCCAGATTGTGCAGATCGAGCGCAAAGAGAAAATTCGCCTGCAGCCATCCGGTAAGCAGGCCTGA
- a CDS encoding alkaline phosphatase family protein: MPSPAPSNTYASLPLVLAGPLLRRLEAGRLVLWLVASEPLSLRLMLQPEGEAPVSLAVEGKCSRQLRMGTSAWLHLIDLHLDSPLPVDQMIEYDVLIQRDGQQQGIAVWAPHLIHEGFQRPAFVVRSRYDDLLHGSCRKPHHASADGLVTVDSLVAQTRRAPEHWPAALLMTGDQIYADDVAGPTLVAIHGLIRRLGLYGECLEGAVVADSDELMAHSATYYRREQLLPAFKSNEALRERFFGGVEKPVFTTSSAHNHLVSLGEVLAMYLLVWSPIPWQLIELQPPALDGELADRWARELRAIDDFRAGLPQVARALAHLPSLMIFDDHDITDDWNLSARWEETAYGHPFSRRIIGNALLGYLLCQAWGNDPDACVTSLDGVEALLASGEAGRLDCTLHDGVVDELLQRGDWGYVFPSEPALVVLDTRTRRWRSERNLNRPSGLMDWEALTDFQQELLDHRSVVIVSPAPMFGVKLIEVVQRVFSWAGLSLLVDAENWMAHRGAAQVMLNIFRHTRTPGNYVILSGDVHYSFAYEVHIRGRAEGPRLWQITSSGVKNEFPPRLLDLFDRLNRWLYSPRSPLNWFTKRRRVRVQPWLPGRSRAGERLWNGAGIGRVRLDAEGRPSRVEQINADGSPPVSFAPERDPAP; this comes from the coding sequence ATGCCCAGCCCCGCACCCTCCAACACCTACGCCTCCCTTCCTCTTGTGCTCGCCGGTCCCCTGCTGCGCCGGCTCGAAGCGGGGCGGCTGGTGCTCTGGCTGGTTGCCAGCGAGCCGCTGTCGTTGCGCCTGATGCTACAGCCCGAAGGAGAGGCGCCGGTTTCTCTGGCCGTGGAAGGCAAATGCTCTCGCCAGTTGCGAATGGGTACGTCGGCCTGGTTACACCTGATCGACCTTCATCTGGATAGCCCGCTGCCGGTCGATCAGATGATCGAATACGACGTGTTAATCCAGCGCGACGGCCAGCAACAGGGCATCGCTGTTTGGGCGCCGCACCTGATTCACGAAGGATTCCAGCGCCCGGCCTTTGTCGTGCGCTCGCGCTACGACGATCTGCTGCATGGCTCCTGTCGCAAGCCGCACCATGCTTCGGCAGACGGATTAGTCACCGTCGATTCCCTGGTCGCCCAGACCCGCCGGGCCCCCGAACACTGGCCCGCCGCGCTGCTGATGACCGGCGACCAGATCTATGCCGACGACGTCGCCGGGCCGACCCTGGTAGCCATTCACGGATTGATCCGCCGGCTCGGTTTGTATGGCGAGTGTCTGGAAGGTGCAGTCGTCGCCGATAGTGATGAGCTGATGGCGCATTCGGCGACCTACTACCGGCGTGAGCAGTTGCTGCCGGCGTTCAAGTCCAACGAGGCGCTGCGCGAGCGCTTCTTCGGCGGCGTGGAAAAGCCGGTGTTCACGACGTCCAGCGCACATAACCATCTGGTCTCGCTGGGCGAGGTGTTGGCCATGTACCTGCTGGTCTGGTCGCCGATACCCTGGCAGCTGATCGAGCTTCAGCCGCCAGCGCTGGACGGCGAACTGGCTGATCGCTGGGCGCGTGAGCTACGTGCTATCGATGACTTCCGGGCAGGCTTGCCGCAGGTTGCGCGTGCACTGGCGCACCTGCCGTCACTGATGATCTTCGATGACCACGACATCACCGACGACTGGAACCTTAGCGCCCGCTGGGAAGAGACCGCCTACGGCCATCCGTTTTCCCGCCGCATCATCGGCAACGCACTGCTCGGTTATCTGCTGTGCCAGGCGTGGGGCAACGATCCGGATGCCTGCGTCACCTCACTGGATGGCGTCGAGGCGCTATTGGCCAGCGGCGAAGCTGGACGGCTGGATTGCACGCTGCACGATGGTGTGGTCGATGAGCTACTGCAGCGCGGCGACTGGGGCTACGTGTTCCCCAGCGAGCCGGCGCTGGTAGTGCTCGACACGCGCACCCGGCGCTGGCGCAGCGAGCGCAATCTGAATCGGCCGTCGGGCTTGATGGATTGGGAGGCGCTCACTGATTTCCAGCAGGAACTGCTCGACCATCGTTCGGTGGTCATCGTCTCGCCGGCACCGATGTTCGGCGTCAAGCTGATCGAGGTCGTGCAGCGCGTGTTCAGCTGGGCCGGGCTGTCGCTCTTGGTCGACGCCGAAAACTGGATGGCCCATCGCGGCGCGGCGCAGGTCATGCTCAACATCTTTCGGCATACCCGCACGCCGGGTAACTACGTAATCCTCTCCGGCGACGTGCATTACTCGTTTGCCTATGAAGTGCACATTCGTGGCCGTGCCGAAGGCCCACGGCTATGGCAGATCACCAGCAGTGGCGTGAAGAACGAGTTTCCACCGCGCCTGCTCGACCTGTTCGACCGGCTCAATCGCTGGCTGTATTCGCCGCGCTCGCCGTTGAACTGGTTCACCAAGCGCCGCCGGGTGCGGGTCCAACCGTGGCTGCCGGGCCGCAGCCGGGCCGGCGAGCGCCTGTGGAACGGTGCGGGCATCGGTCGAGTGCGACTGGATGCCGAGGGGCGGCCGTCGCGTGTCGAACAGATCAATGCCGATGGGTCACCGCCGGTGAGCTTCGCCCCCGAGCGCGACCCGGCGCCCTAG
- a CDS encoding HAD family hydrolase has protein sequence MHHSTILFDLDGTLTDPREGITRSIQHALAKLGIDEPDLRKLEPFIGPPLLQAFMEFYGFDEARAWEAVGHYRERFKTVGLYENLLFDGVLEMLEHLRGQGRTLYVATSKPSVFAREIARHFAFDHHFKLIYGSELDGTRTNKVELIAHVIAEQGLDPEQTLMIGDRKHDLIGAHSNGLKAAAVGYGFGSHAELMAHSPAYYYATLPELRAAFA, from the coding sequence ATGCACCATTCCACCATCCTCTTCGACCTCGACGGCACCCTCACCGACCCGCGCGAAGGCATCACCCGCTCGATTCAGCATGCGCTGGCAAAGCTCGGTATCGACGAGCCGGACCTGCGCAAGCTCGAGCCCTTTATCGGCCCACCGCTGCTACAGGCGTTCATGGAGTTCTATGGCTTCGATGAGGCGCGGGCATGGGAAGCCGTCGGCCATTACCGCGAGCGCTTCAAAACGGTCGGGCTGTACGAAAACCTGCTGTTCGACGGTGTGCTGGAGATGCTCGAACACCTGCGCGGACAAGGCCGGACGCTCTATGTGGCGACCTCGAAGCCCTCAGTGTTCGCCCGCGAAATCGCCCGGCATTTCGCCTTCGATCATCACTTCAAGCTGATCTACGGCAGCGAGCTGGACGGCACTCGGACTAACAAGGTCGAGCTGATTGCCCACGTGATCGCCGAACAAGGGCTCGATCCAGAGCAGACACTGATGATTGGCGATCGCAAGCACGACCTGATCGGTGCGCACAGCAACGGGCTGAAAGCGGCAGCGGTGGGTTACGGCTTTGGCAGCCATGCCGAGCTGATGGCGCACTCGCCAGCGTATTACTACGCAACGCTGCCGGAGCTGCGCGCGGCGTTCGCCTAG
- a CDS encoding gamma carbonic anhydrase family protein: protein MSIRTFQGHTPVLGERVFVDPSAVLIGDIEIGEDSSVWPLTVIRGDMHRIRIGARTSIQDGSVLHITHAGPFNPDGFPLTIGDEVTVGHKVTLHGCTLGSRILVGMGSIVMDGAVVEDEVIIGAGSLVPPGKTLQSGYLYVGSPAKQARPLTDKERSFFSYTAGNYVKLKNQHLAEGCAD, encoded by the coding sequence ATGAGCATCCGAACCTTCCAGGGCCACACGCCGGTACTTGGCGAACGCGTCTTTGTCGACCCCAGCGCCGTGCTCATCGGCGACATCGAGATCGGCGAGGACAGCTCCGTCTGGCCACTGACCGTGATCCGCGGCGACATGCACCGCATCCGCATCGGCGCACGCACCAGCATCCAGGACGGCAGCGTGCTGCACATCACCCACGCCGGCCCATTCAACCCGGACGGCTTCCCACTGACCATTGGCGACGAAGTCACGGTCGGCCACAAGGTCACCCTGCACGGCTGCACTCTCGGCAGTCGCATCCTGGTGGGCATGGGTTCCATCGTGATGGACGGCGCGGTGGTAGAAGACGAAGTCATCATCGGCGCCGGCAGCCTGGTGCCACCGGGCAAAACACTGCAAAGCGGCTATCTCTACGTCGGCAGCCCAGCGAAGCAGGCCCGGCCACTGACCGACAAGGAGCGCAGCTTCTTCAGCTATACCGCTGGCAACTACGTGAAGCTGAAGAACCAGCACCTGGCCGAAGGCTGTGCCGACTGA
- a CDS encoding AraC family transcriptional regulator produces MSPIGQEAALITRLGELKTLPRPVYGQLDSPPNLKLGYRHSHPWVQLSHAVEGVLEVRTDSGRFIAPPLRAVWIPAGVTHQVFCAPDTCIRSLYIDQAVAGEASEHCRVLQVSPLLRELIRHFSTLPEAYAEDGAEGRLVQVLLDQLSCAPEVELVLPLPAEPRLHRLCKSLQAQPESQEGLADWSRTLGVSERTLSRLFLRETGLTFRAWRQRLRLLSALPALERGERVTDVALGCGYDSLSAFIAAFREQFGATPGEFFRAGSNAVEGRVYQ; encoded by the coding sequence ATGTCGCCAATCGGACAAGAAGCCGCGCTGATTACCCGCCTCGGCGAGCTCAAGACGTTGCCGAGGCCGGTCTACGGCCAGCTCGACTCGCCGCCCAACCTCAAGCTCGGCTACCGCCACAGCCACCCCTGGGTGCAGCTATCCCACGCGGTCGAAGGCGTACTCGAAGTACGCACCGACAGTGGCCGCTTCATCGCGCCACCGCTGCGCGCGGTGTGGATTCCAGCGGGCGTGACGCACCAGGTTTTCTGCGCGCCGGACACCTGTATTCGCAGCCTTTACATCGATCAGGCCGTGGCCGGCGAGGCGTCCGAGCACTGCCGTGTGCTGCAGGTCAGCCCGCTGTTGCGCGAGCTGATCCGGCATTTCAGCACCCTGCCCGAAGCCTATGCCGAAGACGGCGCGGAAGGCCGACTGGTGCAGGTACTGCTGGACCAGCTGAGCTGCGCGCCGGAGGTCGAACTGGTGTTGCCACTGCCGGCCGAGCCACGCCTGCATCGGCTATGCAAAAGCCTGCAGGCGCAGCCGGAGTCGCAGGAAGGCCTGGCCGACTGGAGCCGCACGCTGGGCGTCTCGGAGCGGACCCTGAGCCGGCTGTTTCTCCGTGAAACCGGGCTGACCTTTCGTGCCTGGCGTCAGCGCCTGCGACTGCTCAGCGCGCTGCCGGCGCTGGAGCGCGGCGAGCGCGTCACCGATGTGGCGCTGGGCTGCGGCTACGACTCACTTTCAGCCTTTATCGCCGCGTTTCGCGAGCAGTTCGGCGCAACGCCAGGCGAATTCTTCCGCGCCGGCAGCAATGCCGTCGAAGGCCGGGTCTACCAGTGA
- the prlC gene encoding oligopeptidase A translates to MTDTNPLLRDFDLPPYSEIRPEHVEPAVDTVLGENRVALQELLSRPAESLDWSTLVVGLDEMNERLSRAWGPVSHLNAVRNNAELRSAYEACLPKLSAYATELGQNAELFAAYQALSLNPEAEGFDVAQKTIIEHALRDFRLSGIDLPPAEQQRFGAIRMKLAELGSTFSNQLLDATQAWTKHVTDESLLAGITDSAKAQMAEAAKAKELDGWLISLEFPSYYAVMTYADNRALREEVYVAYSTRASDRGPNAGQFDNGPVMEQILDLRQELAQLLGFGNYAELSLATKMAESTDQVLGFLRDLATRSKPFAERDLKELRAFAAEQGVTDLQSWDVNYFGEKLRQARYSLSQEELRAYFPVDKVLSGLFAIVKRLYGIEIHELEDFDSWHPDVRLFEIREKGEHVGRFFFDLYARANKRGGAWMDGARDKRRTCLGTLQTPVANLVCNFTPPVGERPALLTHDEVTTLFHEFGHGLHHLLTQVEHAGASGINGVAWDAVELPSQFMENWCWEPEGLALISGHYQTGETLPQDLLDKMLAAKNFQSGLMMVRQLEFSLFDFELHATHGDGRSVLEVLEGIRAEVSVMRPPASNRFPNSFAHIFSGGYAAGYYSYKWAEVLSSDAFSRFEEEGVFNPDTGRAFREAILARGGSQEPMVLFVDFRGREPSTDALLRHLGLTEEVA, encoded by the coding sequence GTGACCGATACCAATCCGCTGCTGCGCGATTTCGACCTGCCGCCCTATTCCGAGATCCGTCCGGAGCACGTCGAGCCGGCGGTCGATACCGTCCTCGGCGAGAACCGTGTCGCCCTGCAGGAACTGCTCAGCCGCCCGGCCGAGAGCCTCGACTGGAGCACCCTGGTGGTCGGCCTGGACGAAATGAACGAGCGCCTCAGCCGCGCCTGGGGGCCGGTCAGCCACCTCAATGCGGTGCGCAACAATGCTGAATTGCGCAGCGCCTACGAGGCCTGCCTGCCCAAGCTGTCCGCCTACGCCACCGAACTGGGGCAGAACGCCGAGTTGTTCGCCGCCTATCAGGCGCTGTCGCTGAACCCCGAGGCAGAAGGCTTCGACGTGGCGCAGAAGACCATCATCGAACACGCTCTGCGTGACTTCCGCCTGTCTGGCATCGACCTGCCGCCGGCCGAGCAGCAGCGCTTCGGCGCGATCCGCATGAAGCTCGCCGAGCTGGGCAGCACCTTCTCCAACCAACTGCTCGACGCGACCCAGGCCTGGACCAAGCACGTCACCGACGAAAGCCTGCTGGCCGGCATCACCGACTCGGCCAAGGCGCAGATGGCAGAAGCGGCCAAGGCCAAGGAGCTCGATGGCTGGCTGATCAGCTTGGAATTTCCCAGCTATTACGCGGTGATGACCTACGCCGACAATCGCGCGCTGCGCGAGGAGGTCTACGTCGCTTACTCCACCCGCGCCTCCGACCGGGGGCCGAATGCCGGCCAGTTCGACAACGGCCCGGTAATGGAACAGATCCTCGACCTGCGTCAGGAACTGGCCCAACTGCTGGGCTTCGGCAACTACGCCGAGCTGTCGCTGGCGACCAAGATGGCCGAGAGCACCGATCAGGTGCTGGGCTTCCTGCGTGACCTGGCCACGCGCAGCAAGCCGTTCGCCGAGCGCGACCTGAAGGAGCTGCGCGCCTTCGCTGCCGAGCAGGGCGTCACCGATTTGCAGAGCTGGGACGTCAACTACTTCGGCGAGAAGCTGCGCCAGGCCCGCTACAGCCTGAGCCAGGAAGAGCTGCGCGCCTACTTCCCGGTGGACAAGGTGCTGTCCGGCCTGTTTGCCATCGTCAAGCGTCTCTACGGTATCGAGATCCACGAACTGGAAGACTTCGACAGCTGGCACCCGGACGTCCGCCTGTTCGAAATCCGCGAAAAGGGCGAGCACGTCGGACGCTTCTTCTTCGACCTCTATGCGCGGGCCAACAAGCGCGGCGGTGCCTGGATGGACGGCGCGCGCGACAAGCGCCGCACCTGCCTCGGCACGCTGCAGACGCCGGTAGCCAACCTGGTCTGCAACTTCACCCCGCCGGTGGGCGAGCGCCCGGCGCTGCTGACCCACGATGAAGTCACCACGCTGTTCCACGAGTTCGGCCACGGTCTGCATCACCTGCTGACCCAGGTCGAGCATGCCGGTGCCTCGGGTATCAATGGCGTTGCCTGGGATGCGGTCGAACTGCCGAGCCAGTTCATGGAGAACTGGTGCTGGGAGCCCGAAGGGCTGGCGCTGATTTCTGGTCATTACCAGACTGGCGAAACGCTGCCGCAGGACCTGCTCGACAAGATGCTGGCGGCGAAGAATTTCCAGTCCGGCCTGATGATGGTGCGCCAGCTGGAGTTCTCGCTGTTCGACTTCGAACTGCACGCCACCCACGGCGACGGCCGCAGCGTGCTCGAGGTGCTCGAAGGCATCCGCGCCGAGGTCTCGGTGATGCGTCCGCCGGCCAGCAACCGCTTCCCCAACAGCTTTGCGCACATCTTCTCCGGCGGTTACGCGGCGGGGTATTACAGCTACAAGTGGGCCGAGGTGCTGTCTTCCGATGCCTTCTCGCGTTTCGAGGAAGAGGGCGTGTTCAACCCTGACACCGGCCGTGCCTTCCGCGAGGCGATCCTGGCGCGCGGCGGTTCGCAGGAGCCGATGGTGCTGTTCGTCGACTTCCGCGGCCGCGAGCCGTCCACCGATGCGCTGCTGCGCCACCTGGGCCTGACCGAGGAGGTCGCATGA
- a CDS encoding YheV family putative zinc ribbon protein — protein MSDEPKVTTKRFIAGAVCPACSATDSIKMWDVDGVPHRECVECGYADTLNAQGQSVPSELGTRVNQAKPKAADPQVQAVQFFPNPKLKKKTD, from the coding sequence ATGAGCGACGAACCGAAAGTGACCACCAAACGCTTCATCGCCGGCGCCGTGTGCCCGGCATGCAGCGCCACGGACAGCATCAAGATGTGGGACGTCGACGGCGTGCCGCATCGCGAGTGCGTCGAATGCGGCTACGCCGACACGCTCAACGCGCAGGGGCAATCAGTGCCGTCTGAGCTGGGTACGCGGGTCAACCAGGCCAAGCCGAAAGCCGCCGATCCGCAGGTGCAGGCGGTGCAGTTTTTCCCCAATCCGAAGCTGAAGAAAAAAACCGACTGA